In the genome of Pempheris klunzingeri isolate RE-2024b chromosome 11, fPemKlu1.hap1, whole genome shotgun sequence, one region contains:
- the LOC139209379 gene encoding uncharacterized protein isoform X1, translated as MPGKCKFKDSWLSKGIYKGWLVKDTQDIHFARCRACCKSIKLQTMGEAALTSHAAGAGHKAAVRKLVEGGNLMAINAAGQMNGSATQAEDSKEQVAICLQRDALDRIPGSDWSELYHSPTANSTSHNAELQGVTVPAAFFTAPGTSRLISQRLHPSGSETEEASHHSTQHFSVDLSRLERQQRTEALEQQQQMKILEWENRMKVLAWEQELVKEKRRAARQKEKAFRMKKAYYKAKLKRLGEDVPLSSSSSDEEEKASDPTG; from the exons ATGCCTGGGAAATGTAAATTTAAAGACTCCTGGCTCTCAAAGGGAATTTACAAGGGCTGGCTGGTTAAGGACACCCAGGACATTCACTTCGCCCGATGCAGGGCCTGTTGTAAATCAATCAAACTTCAGACCATGGGCGAGGCTGCTCTCACCAGCCACGCAGCGGGAGCTGGCCACAAAGCAGCGGTCCGCAAGCTAGTGGAAG gaGGCAATTTAATGGCGATAAATGCTGCTGGGCAGATGAACGGCAGCGCCACTCAG gctgaGGACAGCAAGGAGCAAGTGGCCATCTGCCTGCAGCGTGACGCCTTGGACAGAATACCAGGCAGTGATTGGTCAGAGCTGTACCACAGTCCCACTGCAAACTCCACCTCCCACAATGCAGAGCTACAGGGTGTGACGGTTCCAGCCGCCTTCTTCACAGCACCAG GCACCTCCAGGCTCATCAGCCAGCGCCTCCACCCGTCAGGCAGCGAGACGGAGGAAGCCAGCCACCACTCGACGCAGCACTTCTCCGTAGACCTGTCGAGACTGGAGCgccagcagaggacagaggctctggagcagcagcagcagatgaagatCCTGGAGTGGGAGAACAGGATGAAGGTGCTGGCGTGGGAGCAGGAGCtggtgaaggagaagaggagagcagCCCGGCAGAAGGAGAAGGCCTTCAGGATGAAGAAGGCTTATTACAAAGCCAAGCTAAAGAGGCTGGGCGAGGACGTGCCGCTGTCTTCCTCCAGCAGCGACGAAGAGGAGAAAGCGTCTGATCCAACAGGATGA
- the LOC139209379 gene encoding uncharacterized protein isoform X2 — protein sequence MAINAAGQMNGSATQAEDSKEQVAICLQRDALDRIPGSDWSELYHSPTANSTSHNAELQGVTVPAAFFTAPGTSRLISQRLHPSGSETEEASHHSTQHFSVDLSRLERQQRTEALEQQQQMKILEWENRMKVLAWEQELVKEKRRAARQKEKAFRMKKAYYKAKLKRLGEDVPLSSSSSDEEEKASDPTG from the exons ATGGCGATAAATGCTGCTGGGCAGATGAACGGCAGCGCCACTCAG gctgaGGACAGCAAGGAGCAAGTGGCCATCTGCCTGCAGCGTGACGCCTTGGACAGAATACCAGGCAGTGATTGGTCAGAGCTGTACCACAGTCCCACTGCAAACTCCACCTCCCACAATGCAGAGCTACAGGGTGTGACGGTTCCAGCCGCCTTCTTCACAGCACCAG GCACCTCCAGGCTCATCAGCCAGCGCCTCCACCCGTCAGGCAGCGAGACGGAGGAAGCCAGCCACCACTCGACGCAGCACTTCTCCGTAGACCTGTCGAGACTGGAGCgccagcagaggacagaggctctggagcagcagcagcagatgaagatCCTGGAGTGGGAGAACAGGATGAAGGTGCTGGCGTGGGAGCAGGAGCtggtgaaggagaagaggagagcagCCCGGCAGAAGGAGAAGGCCTTCAGGATGAAGAAGGCTTATTACAAAGCCAAGCTAAAGAGGCTGGGCGAGGACGTGCCGCTGTCTTCCTCCAGCAGCGACGAAGAGGAGAAAGCGTCTGATCCAACAGGATGA